A region from the Lates calcarifer isolate ASB-BC8 unplaced genomic scaffold, TLL_Latcal_v3 _unitig_1472_quiver_2862, whole genome shotgun sequence genome encodes:
- the LOC108889193 gene encoding olfactory receptor 52K1-like, whose product MDNVSSHKHFILNGFNELGALRPVLFIPFSIMYSASLSANSLLLYVVISQRSLHSPMYILIAGMAFVDLSFPLACVPNMLLSFLFDWRGISLIGCLVQMFLIHLVGTFPSTLLVWMALDRYFAICTPLYYYECMSIRKFLKFVIPLVIRNVFIVLLVVTLAGRLSFCSRNVINHCFCEHMALVELACGSTIINNLVGLISVFLVIVVDFLIIIISYIIIFSSMLRSGISGVKALHTCVTHLVVISVSLTIILITFLSYRIRNDLPASIRVFFSTMYSLFPSCFNPIIYGIRTKEIRQHILKTLSRCHFVQTVPHS is encoded by the coding sequence atggACAACGtctcctcacacaaacactttatcCTCAATGGCTTCAATGAACTCGGAGCACTGAGGCCTGTCCTCTTCATCCCATTCTCCATCATGTACTCTGCATCACTGTCAGCCAACTCCCTGCTGCTGTACGTTGTCATTTCACAGAGAAGCCTCCACTCACCGATGTACATCCTCATCGCTGGCATGGCATTTGTAGACCTCAGCTTCCCACTGGCCTGCGTCCCCAACATGTTGCTGAGCTTCTTGTTTGACTGGAGGGGAatctctctgattggctgtctggTTCAGATGTTCCTCATTCACTTAGTTGGAACTTTTCCATCCACATTGCTGGTATGGATGGCGCTGGACCGCTACTTTGCCATCTGTACACCACTTTACTATTATGAATGCATGTCAATACGTAAATTCCTCAAGTTTGTGATCCCTCTTGTGATCAGAAATGTGTTCATAGTCTTGCTGGTTGTGACTTTGGCAGGAAGGTTGTCATTTTGCTCCAGAAACGTGATAAACCACTGTTTCTGTGAGCACATGGCCTTGGTGGAGCTGGCCTGTGGAAGCACCATCATCAACAATCTGGTGGGGTTGATCTCAGTGTTCCTCGTCATTGTGGTTGATTTTTTAATTATCATCATCTCTTATATCATCATATTCAGCTCCATGTTGAGGTCAGGTATTTCAGGTGTCAAAGCTCTTCATACCTGTGTCACCCACCTTGTGGTCATTAGCGTCAGCTTGACCATCATACTCATCACTTTCCTGTCTTATCGGATCAGAAATGATCTCCCTGCATCCATTCGGGTTTTCTTCAGCACCATGTACTCCCTGTTCCCAAGTTGTTTCAATCCAATCATCTATGGGATTAGAACCAAAGAGATCCGACAGCACATCCTGAAGACACTGTCACGCTGTCACTTTGTTCAAACTGTGCCCCACTCTTAG